TTCAAAAAAGGCAACCAATTTAGTAACTGGAACTACTTAAGTTACTTTATTTTCCGTATCGCCAAAATCAGGAACATTGGTACTTAGATTGGTATTTGAATCATTGGGGCTTTTAGGCAAGCTTGAATCCACCTCCTCTTCTTCTTCCCATTCATATTTGGGAGGTCGAGGACCTTCATTTCTGTAGAAATATGCAACTATAAGTCCTGCAATAGAACCATACAAATGTGACTCCCAGGAAAAACCCGATTTAATGGGTAAAATTCCCCATACCATACCACCATAAATAAAAACAACTAACAAAGATACTGCCAATAGTCTTTTATCCTTTCGAAAAATACCACTGTAAAATAAGAAACATACAAATCCATATAAAATACCACTAGCACCTATATGATACGCACTGCTTCTAGCTCCTAACCACACCCATATTCCGGTTAAGATATACACTAGAAAAAAAACCTTAAATGCAATTTGCCTATAAAAATAAAACATAGCAGAGCCCATAATAAATAATGGCAAACTATTTGAAATAAGATGATTAGTATCTGCATGTATTAGTGGACCAAACAAGATCCCTTGCAGGCCAATTAAAGTGCGTGGCAATAATCCATAACGAACAAAACTAAAGTCCGTATAACTTTCATAATACCGTATAGCCCAAAGCAATGTAAGAAACAGCAAGGGAAATAAGATATCTACAAAT
Above is a window of Bacteroidota bacterium DNA encoding:
- a CDS encoding rhomboid family intramembrane serine protease, whose translation is MAEVEEDRNIQFVDILFPLLFLTLLWAIRYYESYTDFSFVRYGLLPRTLIGLQGILFGPLIHADTNHLISNSLPLFIMGSAMFYFYRQIAFKVFFLVYILTGIWVWLGARSSAYHIGASGILYGFVCFLFYSGIFRKDKRLLAVSLLVVFIYGGMVWGILPIKSGFSWESHLYGSIAGLIVAYFYRNEGPRPPKYEWEEEEEVDSSLPKSPNDSNTNLSTNVPDFGDTENKVT